A single window of Archangium gephyra DNA harbors:
- a CDS encoding DUF2652 domain-containing protein produces the protein MAIQRALLLIADIGGYTRFLKTHAINLAHAHDMVTQLLEAVIDGAASPLELAKLEGDAAFFYAPLSENTRVDVAKVVTAIRAAFQHRKELLRIDRSCTCEGCTQVEQLTLKFVVHQGEVAFQRVKRFTELGGVDVIVVHRMLKNSVPIREYVLMTDGLARQLAPDLQERALSLHEELEGLGRYTLRYVPLDVLEPAQALSLQPSSLRRVVAWTRMTWRSLPYMLKLKQPCTGFRNFDAGGENVAGALQP, from the coding sequence ATGGCCATCCAGCGCGCCCTGCTCCTCATCGCGGATATCGGCGGATACACGCGCTTCCTGAAGACCCACGCCATCAACCTGGCCCATGCCCATGACATGGTGACCCAGTTGCTGGAGGCGGTGATCGACGGCGCGGCCTCGCCGCTGGAGCTGGCCAAGCTCGAAGGGGACGCGGCCTTCTTCTACGCCCCCCTGTCCGAGAACACCCGGGTGGACGTGGCCAAGGTGGTGACCGCCATCCGGGCTGCATTCCAGCACCGCAAGGAACTGCTCCGCATCGACCGGTCGTGCACCTGCGAGGGCTGCACCCAGGTGGAGCAGCTCACCCTCAAGTTCGTCGTGCACCAGGGCGAGGTCGCCTTCCAGCGGGTGAAGCGCTTCACCGAGCTGGGCGGTGTGGACGTCATCGTCGTCCACCGGATGCTGAAGAACTCGGTGCCCATCCGCGAGTATGTGCTGATGACGGACGGGTTGGCCCGCCAGCTCGCCCCCGACCTCCAAGAGCGGGCCCTGTCCCTCCACGAGGAGCTCGAGGGCCTCGGCCGGTACACGCTGCGCTACGTGCCGCTGGACGTCCTGGAGCCGGCGCAGGCCCTGTCGCTCCAGCCGTCCTCCCTGCGGCGCGTGGTGGCCTGGACGCGGATGACGTGGCGCTCGCTGCCCTACATGCTGAAGCTCAAGCAGCCCTGCACCGGCTTCCGCAACTTCGACGCGGGGGGCGAGAACGTGGCTGGCGCCCTCCAGCCCTGA
- a CDS encoding RNA polymerase sigma factor, giving the protein MREGNGEGELSPAVVESLVGNHRRFLAFLERRVGSRAQAEELLQSAYVRTLEKGGELEDGEGAVAWFYRLLRNALVDHYRRQGAEGRALEREAREVSELGPDPELTQTVCACIHDLLPALKPEYAEMVRQVDLEGRAVPEVAREAGITANNAGVRLHRARQALKKQLERSCGTCAAHGCLDCTCGKPGGGCAPSA; this is encoded by the coding sequence ATGCGGGAAGGCAATGGTGAGGGGGAGCTGAGTCCGGCGGTGGTGGAGTCGCTGGTGGGCAACCACCGGCGCTTCCTGGCGTTCCTCGAGCGGCGGGTGGGCAGCCGGGCCCAGGCCGAGGAGCTCCTCCAGTCCGCCTATGTGCGCACGCTGGAGAAGGGTGGGGAGCTGGAGGACGGAGAGGGCGCGGTCGCCTGGTTCTACCGGCTGTTGCGCAACGCGCTCGTGGACCACTACCGGCGGCAGGGCGCCGAGGGCCGGGCCCTGGAGCGCGAGGCGCGCGAGGTCTCCGAGCTGGGGCCGGACCCCGAGCTGACGCAGACGGTCTGCGCGTGCATCCATGACCTGCTGCCCGCGCTCAAGCCCGAGTACGCGGAGATGGTGCGGCAGGTGGACCTGGAGGGGCGCGCCGTGCCCGAGGTGGCTCGGGAGGCGGGCATCACCGCGAACAACGCCGGGGTGCGGCTGCACCGGGCGCGGCAGGCCCTCAAGAAGCAGCTGGAGCGCAGCTGCGGTACCTGCGCGGCGCACGGGTGCCTGGACTGCACGTGTGGCAAGCCGGGTGGAGGCTGCGCGCCGTCCGCGTGA